In Fibrobacter sp. UWB2, one DNA window encodes the following:
- a CDS encoding argininosuccinate synthase, producing MAKTESKKKVVLAYSGGLDTSIIIPWLKETYDVEVIAFAADLGQNDFPNAKALEEKALKTGASKCYVLDLKKEFLEEYVWPTVRAGAKYEGTYLLGTSFARPLIAKYQVKIAEKEGAYAVAHGATGKGNDQVRFELTYAALNPKLEVIAPWKDPRWTFHSREDAIDYAAAHKIPLNGISKKKIYSEDGNLWHLSHEGGVLEFPEQEHKYEFLKHTNTYEKAPNKADHVTISFEKGNPVAINGKKMGAVELLEFLNEIGGKNACGLLDIVENRLVGLKSRGVYETPGGTLLYKAHECLQQLVLDKETLFEAQKMSMTYANLVYNGQWFTPLRQAMDAFFNEVNKVVTGDVTLKLYKGNIIPAGIKSPYSLYDMGLGGFTDVDMYDQKDATGFIRCYGLPLKTRALLLGKKTNVDFGGVPSLKK from the coding sequence ATGGCTAAAACAGAATCCAAGAAGAAAGTCGTCCTCGCTTACAGCGGTGGACTTGACACCTCCATCATCATTCCTTGGCTCAAGGAAACCTACGACGTCGAAGTGATTGCATTCGCAGCCGACCTCGGCCAGAATGACTTCCCGAACGCAAAGGCTCTCGAAGAAAAGGCTCTCAAGACCGGTGCTTCCAAGTGCTATGTTCTCGACCTCAAGAAGGAATTCCTTGAAGAATACGTTTGGCCGACCGTTCGCGCCGGTGCAAAGTACGAAGGCACTTACCTCCTCGGTACGTCCTTTGCTCGTCCGCTCATCGCTAAGTACCAGGTCAAGATCGCCGAAAAGGAAGGCGCTTACGCTGTTGCTCACGGTGCTACCGGTAAGGGTAACGACCAGGTTCGTTTCGAACTCACCTACGCTGCCTTGAACCCGAAGCTCGAAGTCATCGCTCCGTGGAAGGACCCGCGTTGGACATTCCACAGCCGCGAAGACGCTATCGACTACGCCGCTGCACACAAGATTCCGCTCAACGGCATCAGCAAGAAGAAGATCTACTCCGAAGACGGCAACCTCTGGCACCTCTCTCACGAAGGTGGTGTCTTGGAATTCCCGGAACAGGAACACAAGTACGAATTCCTCAAGCACACCAACACGTATGAAAAGGCTCCGAACAAGGCCGATCACGTGACGATCTCCTTCGAAAAGGGCAATCCGGTTGCTATCAATGGCAAGAAGATGGGCGCTGTTGAACTTCTCGAATTCTTGAACGAAATCGGTGGCAAGAACGCTTGCGGTCTCCTCGACATCGTTGAAAACCGCCTCGTCGGCCTCAAGAGCCGCGGTGTTTATGAAACTCCGGGTGGCACGCTCCTTTACAAGGCTCACGAATGCTTGCAGCAGCTCGTGCTCGACAAGGAAACTTTGTTCGAAGCCCAGAAGATGTCTATGACCTATGCAAACCTTGTCTACAATGGCCAGTGGTTCACTCCGCTCCGCCAGGCTATGGACGCCTTCTTCAATGAAGTGAACAAGGTTGTGACTGGTGATGTGACCCTCAAGCTTTACAAGGGCAACATCATCCCGGCAGGCATCAAGAGCCCGTACAGCTTGTACGACATGGGCCTCGGTGGTTTCACGGACGTTGACATGTACGACCAGAAGGACGCTACTGGCTTCATCCGTTGCTACGGCCTCCCGCTCAAGACTCGCGCTCTCTTGCTCGGCAAGAAGACGAACGTCGACTTCGGTGGCGTTCCGAGCCTCAAGAAGTAA
- a CDS encoding Na/Pi cotransporter family protein — protein MILAILKMIGCLALLMFGMKTMSEGLQKLTGGHLRTVLGTMTKHRVGGLLTGTFVTAAVQSSTATTVMTVSFVNAGLLTLKQAIPVIMGANIGTTATAWIMSIFGFQFNMSSVVWPFFGLGIVLTYVRKNSVKSFGEFVFGFAFMFLGLTTLRENAVAMDLSHNQTIIDFFASTGGWGIFSTLLFLLLGGILTMCVQSSAAIMAITLILCSSGVLPIYQGIALVMGENIGTTVTSNLAALSASTQARRAALAHMLFNVFGVVWILIVFNPFVNMVCHVVGFDPTFVPQTQEEIAQASVRVTYALSGFHTAFNLCNVLLLIWFIKPMEKLICKIIKDKDDGEDFRIKFISGGLMSTAELSLFEARKEINVFAERTLEMFRFLPDLLKMKNEEDFVKLFARIEKYEGISDRFEIEIGEYLNKVSGGRLSIESKTMLQCMQKEISEIESIGDACYNMARAINRKFHLEEDFTEEQYSRIENMMKLCDQALVQMVDVIEDKPHTKASNTMTLEFEINDYRKMLKDLNIEDINAQRYSYQIGVHYMDVVNDCEKLGDYVVNVVEAHVNHRLLGK, from the coding sequence ATGATACTCGCTATTTTAAAAATGATAGGTTGCCTTGCTCTCCTCATGTTCGGCATGAAGACGATGAGTGAAGGCTTGCAGAAACTTACCGGTGGACACCTCCGTACTGTTCTTGGGACTATGACAAAGCATCGCGTGGGCGGACTTTTGACCGGTACGTTCGTGACCGCCGCCGTGCAGTCTTCGACGGCAACGACTGTGATGACCGTGAGCTTTGTGAACGCGGGACTCTTGACGCTGAAACAGGCTATCCCCGTGATTATGGGCGCAAACATCGGTACGACAGCGACCGCGTGGATCATGTCGATTTTCGGATTCCAGTTCAACATGAGCAGCGTTGTTTGGCCGTTCTTTGGGCTTGGAATCGTGCTCACGTATGTCCGCAAAAATAGCGTGAAGAGCTTTGGTGAATTTGTTTTCGGTTTTGCTTTTATGTTCCTCGGCCTTACGACGCTCCGCGAAAACGCCGTGGCGATGGATTTGTCGCACAACCAGACGATTATCGACTTCTTTGCCTCGACGGGTGGCTGGGGCATTTTCAGTACGCTTTTGTTCCTCTTGCTCGGCGGCATCCTCACGATGTGCGTGCAGTCTTCGGCAGCCATCATGGCCATTACGCTTATCCTTTGCAGTAGCGGCGTGCTCCCGATTTACCAGGGCATTGCACTTGTGATGGGTGAAAACATCGGTACGACGGTGACTTCGAACTTGGCGGCTCTTTCGGCAAGTACGCAGGCTAGGCGCGCGGCTTTGGCTCACATGCTCTTTAACGTGTTCGGCGTGGTGTGGATTCTCATTGTATTTAACCCGTTCGTGAATATGGTTTGCCATGTGGTTGGCTTCGATCCGACATTTGTGCCGCAAACTCAAGAAGAAATCGCCCAGGCGAGCGTTCGTGTGACGTATGCGCTTTCCGGATTCCATACGGCATTCAACCTTTGCAACGTGCTCCTTTTGATTTGGTTCATCAAGCCGATGGAAAAGCTCATCTGCAAGATTATCAAGGACAAGGACGATGGCGAAGATTTCCGCATCAAGTTTATCAGTGGCGGCCTTATGAGTACGGCCGAACTTTCGCTCTTTGAAGCCCGCAAGGAAATTAACGTTTTTGCAGAACGCACCCTTGAAATGTTCCGCTTCTTGCCGGACCTCCTCAAGATGAAAAATGAAGAGGACTTTGTAAAGCTGTTCGCCCGCATCGAAAAGTACGAAGGTATCAGCGACAGATTTGAAATTGAAATTGGTGAATACTTGAACAAGGTCAGCGGCGGTCGCTTGAGTATCGAAAGTAAGACGATGTTGCAGTGCATGCAGAAGGAAATTTCTGAAATCGAAAGTATCGGCGATGCTTGCTACAACATGGCTCGCGCCATCAACCGCAAGTTCCATCTTGAGGAAGATTTTACCGAGGAACAGTACAGCCGCATAGAAAACATGATGAAACTTTGCGATCAGGCGCTGGTGCAGATGGTGGATGTTATCGAGGACAAGCCGCATACGAAGGCTTCGAATACGATGACGCTTGAATTTGAAATCAACGATTACCGCAAGATGCTCAAGGACTTGAATATCGAAGATATCAATGCGCAGCGCTACAGCTACCAGATTGGCGTGCATTACATGGATGTGGTGAACGACTGCGAAAAGCTGGGGGACTACGTGGTGAACGTCGTCGAAGCGCACGTGAACCACAGATTGCTCGGAAAGTAA
- a CDS encoding winged helix-turn-helix domain-containing protein — MIYIVEDDLEIREMEAYALRSSGFEVSAFDCAKKLDEEVKVCVPDLFILDIMLPGEDGLSILKRLRAQESTRNVPVIMLTAKGSELDKVKGLDLGADDYIAKPFGILEFVSRVKALLRRSSINLEAEESKVISLDGVTLDEAKHTVVAGGDNVELTYKEYELLKLLLSHPGVVYSRQQILEKIWGIDFKMDTRTVDMHIKTLRQKLGEQGSIIQTIRNVGYKAQ; from the coding sequence ATGATATACATTGTAGAAGACGATCTTGAAATCCGCGAAATGGAAGCCTATGCACTTAGGAGCAGTGGCTTTGAAGTTAGTGCATTCGATTGTGCTAAAAAGCTGGATGAAGAGGTCAAAGTCTGCGTTCCGGATTTGTTCATTTTGGACATTATGCTCCCCGGCGAAGACGGTCTTAGCATTTTAAAGCGTCTCCGTGCTCAGGAAAGCACTAGGAACGTCCCGGTCATCATGCTGACGGCCAAGGGCTCCGAGCTGGACAAGGTCAAGGGCCTTGATTTGGGGGCCGATGACTATATTGCAAAACCCTTTGGCATTTTGGAGTTTGTTTCGCGTGTCAAGGCGTTGCTCCGTCGATCGAGTATAAATCTTGAAGCCGAAGAATCGAAAGTTATTTCGCTGGATGGCGTTACGCTCGATGAGGCAAAACACACCGTGGTGGCTGGCGGCGACAATGTGGAATTGACGTACAAGGAATACGAACTTCTGAAATTGCTCTTGTCGCACCCGGGGGTTGTCTATTCAAGGCAACAGATTTTGGAAAAAATCTGGGGTATCGATTTCAAGATGGACACGCGGACCGTCGATATGCACATTAAGACGCTCCGACAAAAACTGGGCGAGCAAGGGTCAATCATTCAAACTATACGTAACGTCGGGTATAAAGCGCAATGA
- a CDS encoding ABC transporter permease, translating to MLHVFKHELRLIFRDPRFWIPFIIPPVILAASQAIAVSRYGGEIMQGMESYMMLLLGCLMAPMGAPLAGDSFAGERERNSLELLQLSPIAPAKLFWGKLLAILPFPLVFALLAQLGYWFSHSEITATAAVASMLGALSAVLLTTAFSLMVSLRVKTVRAATHMTLFFIIPLLLLVQLGHETFLSNLFVPLVFWALSVVISVAVTFAGMKKFVSL from the coding sequence ATGCTCCATGTTTTTAAACACGAACTTCGTTTGATCTTTAGGGATCCGCGTTTCTGGATTCCGTTCATCATCCCGCCGGTGATTCTCGCGGCGAGCCAGGCGATTGCGGTATCGCGTTACGGTGGCGAGATTATGCAGGGCATGGAAAGCTACATGATGCTTTTGCTCGGTTGCCTGATGGCTCCGATGGGCGCTCCCTTGGCGGGTGATTCTTTTGCAGGCGAGCGCGAGCGCAATTCTCTGGAGCTTTTGCAGCTTTCTCCGATTGCTCCTGCGAAGCTCTTTTGGGGTAAGCTTTTGGCTATTCTCCCGTTTCCGCTGGTGTTTGCGCTTTTGGCTCAGCTTGGCTACTGGTTCTCACATTCCGAAATTACGGCGACTGCTGCGGTGGCTTCTATGCTTGGGGCGCTTTCGGCGGTGCTTTTGACGACCGCATTTTCTCTGATGGTTTCGCTTCGCGTAAAAACTGTCCGTGCGGCGACCCACATGACGCTCTTTTTCATTATTCCGCTTCTTTTGCTTGTACAACTTGGCCACGAAACTTTTCTGAGTAATTTGTTTGTTCCGCTAGTATTTTGGGCTTTATCTGTAGTCATAAGCGTAGCAGTCACTTTCGCCGGCATGAAAAAATTTGTAAGTTTGTAA
- a CDS encoding ATP-dependent DNA helicase RecG, translating to MDLSSLPGLGPKRLEKLNKSGLSTIADLLYNIPRTYLDQTKVSKIAELHDGDRAVVIGIITRAGIVKGRMSRFMAVLTDGTAEISLLFFRGTRFIANRVKPGTRWLVSGTVGSYRGLQLVHPDMQPFDEGEAFNGQILPVYPISEVCREAKMEQRFFRNLYKTIFNFPGLTLPNACPRELTDYLHFAPVMDNLRALHMPKDFDSIYKAKRELKILELLPFCLRMVKRRENQKIRGHERQIDLGNVMAAKARLPFQLTAGQDAALNTIIDGLNGKKQFHALLQGDVGCGKTVVAMLAIMAVCGAGEQCALMVPTDILARQHFKSLKPFFDAAGIRVHLLVGATPAAEKKVILGELQMGLCNVVIGTHALFSKDVFFAKLGLVIIDEQHRFGVSQREALLAKGDYPDMLVMSATPIPRSLAMTLYGDLKVISIKEKPAGRKPIKTRLVNAAKRESMKQFICKEAAGGNLCYWIASRVNADGSDNADESSARSVDDIVNEMRSFIAAFGHTDVNLAKLKVAGVHGQMDDTQRDEIIKQFAAGEIQILVATTVIEVGVNVPAANLMVIDQPDRFGLAQLHQLRGRVGRGNQEAWCFLMIPEGEAAETSMERLSQFAATEDGFEIAELDLKTRGAGNLEGNEQSGAWVFRWFDWIHDQELISQTLERAEHILKDSSAFNETAKEKIQTWYNEKPSANEDGVH from the coding sequence ATGGATTTGTCGAGCCTGCCCGGACTTGGCCCCAAGAGACTTGAAAAGCTGAACAAGTCCGGTTTAAGTACCATAGCCGATCTTTTATACAACATTCCGCGCACCTATCTCGACCAGACAAAGGTTTCAAAGATTGCGGAACTGCACGACGGTGACCGCGCGGTCGTCATCGGAATTATCACAAGGGCAGGGATTGTCAAAGGGCGCATGTCGCGCTTTATGGCAGTCCTCACGGATGGCACCGCCGAGATTTCGCTTTTATTTTTCCGCGGCACAAGATTCATCGCAAACCGCGTGAAGCCTGGAACGCGCTGGCTTGTTTCGGGGACGGTCGGGTCGTACCGCGGGCTGCAACTGGTGCACCCGGACATGCAGCCGTTCGACGAGGGCGAAGCGTTTAACGGACAAATTCTCCCTGTCTACCCGATTAGCGAAGTTTGCCGCGAAGCCAAAATGGAACAGCGGTTCTTCCGCAATTTGTACAAAACGATTTTCAACTTTCCGGGACTCACACTCCCGAACGCGTGCCCGCGCGAGCTCACGGACTATTTGCATTTTGCGCCCGTGATGGACAACCTCCGTGCGCTCCACATGCCGAAAGATTTTGATTCCATTTACAAGGCGAAGCGCGAGCTCAAGATTTTGGAGCTTTTGCCGTTTTGCCTGCGAATGGTGAAGCGCCGCGAAAATCAAAAGATTCGCGGGCATGAACGCCAGATTGATTTGGGGAACGTGATGGCGGCGAAAGCGCGCCTCCCGTTCCAGCTGACCGCAGGTCAGGACGCGGCGCTGAATACAATCATTGACGGTCTCAATGGCAAAAAGCAGTTCCACGCACTGTTGCAGGGCGACGTGGGCTGCGGAAAGACCGTCGTCGCCATGCTCGCCATTATGGCGGTCTGCGGAGCAGGCGAACAGTGCGCTTTGATGGTCCCGACAGATATTCTCGCCCGCCAGCATTTCAAGTCGCTCAAGCCGTTCTTTGATGCGGCAGGCATCCGCGTACATCTGCTTGTTGGGGCAACTCCCGCCGCCGAAAAGAAAGTGATTCTCGGGGAACTCCAGATGGGGCTTTGTAACGTCGTCATCGGAACGCACGCACTCTTTAGCAAGGACGTTTTCTTTGCAAAGCTCGGGCTCGTGATTATCGACGAACAGCACCGTTTCGGCGTGAGCCAGCGCGAAGCGCTGCTCGCCAAAGGCGACTACCCCGACATGCTCGTCATGAGCGCTACGCCGATTCCGCGAAGCCTCGCGATGACGCTATATGGCGATTTGAAAGTCATCAGCATCAAGGAAAAGCCGGCAGGACGCAAGCCCATCAAGACGCGCCTCGTGAACGCCGCAAAGCGCGAATCGATGAAGCAGTTTATTTGCAAGGAAGCCGCCGGCGGAAATCTCTGCTACTGGATAGCAAGCCGCGTAAACGCCGATGGTTCAGACAATGCCGACGAGAGTAGCGCCCGCAGTGTCGATGACATCGTGAACGAAATGCGTTCCTTTATCGCCGCCTTCGGCCACACTGATGTGAACCTAGCAAAGCTCAAAGTCGCAGGCGTCCACGGTCAAATGGACGACACGCAAAGAGACGAAATCATCAAGCAGTTTGCCGCAGGCGAAATCCAGATTCTAGTCGCAACAACCGTTATCGAAGTCGGCGTGAACGTCCCTGCCGCAAATCTCATGGTCATCGACCAGCCAGACCGATTCGGCCTGGCGCAGCTCCACCAGCTGCGCGGCCGCGTAGGCCGCGGCAATCAAGAAGCTTGGTGTTTCTTGATGATTCCCGAAGGCGAAGCCGCCGAAACAAGCATGGAACGCCTCTCGCAATTCGCCGCCACCGAAGACGGCTTTGAAATTGCAGAGCTAGACTTGAAAACACGCGGCGCCGGAAACCTCGAAGGCAACGAACAAAGCGGTGCCTGGGTGTTCCGCTGGTTCGACTGGATTCACGACCAGGAGCTCATTTCGCAAACGCTCGAACGCGCAGAACACATATTAAAAGACAGTTCCGCATTCAACGAAACCGCCAAAGAAAAGATTCAGACCTGGTACAACGAGAAGCCCTCGGCAAACGAGGACGGCGTCCATTAA
- a CDS encoding MlaD family protein has translation MKLSDRALGYISFIVFACIFGGIAFGMWAAHQNVHQTAIVDFTELGSLQPEDPVVLRGYRVGTIGSVTWLKDRSRVVIHFTEPLKLREGTQFNNVNYALMGQRRLEIIPSKTGTLMPENHVFQGHFEPGIAETLRLVENVNEQLEAVQKTIMLLAQGDSSHKSAPEIYEEAMHSIEDIFAHTEKTVSTLGPKMNKLFKQMNSSTKAISKTALQADTAIKTVTAAANEKISLVDSVVLSLTENAKKTNDVITSIEKGIDSETLLQSKELVENINEIIASLNKAVQTIDTKNFGFKDKDGNPIKLITWKNMNIVGDNARDKARKRLEEAKAQQEQKKAGK, from the coding sequence ATGAAACTTTCGGATAGAGCGCTTGGTTATATTTCTTTCATTGTATTCGCCTGCATTTTTGGCGGCATCGCTTTTGGTATGTGGGCAGCCCACCAGAACGTGCACCAAACGGCAATTGTCGATTTTACTGAACTCGGCTCCCTGCAACCCGAAGACCCCGTCGTTTTGCGAGGCTACCGCGTCGGCACCATCGGTAGCGTCACCTGGCTCAAGGACCGTTCCCGCGTCGTCATCCACTTTACCGAACCGCTCAAGCTCCGCGAAGGGACGCAATTCAACAACGTGAACTATGCGCTCATGGGGCAACGCCGTCTCGAAATCATCCCGTCAAAGACGGGAACCCTCATGCCCGAAAACCACGTGTTCCAAGGGCATTTTGAACCAGGCATTGCAGAAACGCTCCGACTCGTTGAGAATGTAAACGAACAGCTCGAAGCCGTACAGAAGACGATTATGCTACTCGCTCAGGGAGATTCTTCGCACAAGTCCGCACCGGAAATCTACGAAGAAGCGATGCATTCCATCGAGGATATTTTCGCTCACACCGAAAAGACGGTCAGCACACTCGGTCCCAAGATGAACAAGCTCTTCAAGCAAATGAATTCTTCGACCAAGGCGATTTCCAAGACCGCTCTCCAGGCTGATACCGCCATCAAGACTGTAACGGCCGCCGCCAACGAAAAAATTTCGCTCGTCGACTCAGTCGTCCTTTCGCTTACGGAAAACGCAAAGAAGACTAACGACGTTATCACGAGCATCGAAAAGGGAATCGACTCCGAGACGCTTTTGCAATCCAAGGAACTTGTCGAAAACATCAACGAAATTATTGCAAGCCTCAACAAGGCCGTGCAAACCATCGACACGAAGAATTTTGGATTCAAGGATAAAGACGGCAATCCGATCAAGCTGATTACCTGGAAGAACATGAACATCGTTGGCGACAACGCCCGCGACAAAGCTCGCAAGCGATTGGAAGAAGCCAAGGCACAACAAGAACAAAAGAAAGCAGGCAAGTAA
- a CDS encoding ATP-binding protein, whose protein sequence is MKDRIRYSLIYMGVIAALLAVFFTVRVFEDEMADQLKVHLRENLRLIETAYIDESLESKPQNLARFASADLRITLIDSTGKIIYDSDAKAAEMENHYNREEVFDAMEKGFGEDLRYSSTLQAKAFYFAKRLKDGNVLRLGMRQANLQQAYSKTMPYLIALFAAVVAAAILIAIGLSRAFISPLRKLVDQLGTPEWMNIENVYKEIEPLVNTIRKQDLELQLTIEQLSNEKQKISHLKDEFTANASHELKTPLTSISGYAELIESGMAKPEDVKIFAGKIHKEAKRLQSIANDIITLSKLNDRESEPLDLNEEINLWNLAQSCIEGLMLNANKKNIQLSLDGNRNSEITGNSKLLFEMIFNLVDNSIRYTEQGGKVVVVVEENAIVVKDTGIGIPEECQSRIFERFYRVDKSRSKETGGTGLGLSIVKHIAEVHHAAIHLKSTVGFGTEVRIDFKSSKTTKVV, encoded by the coding sequence ATGAAAGACCGTATACGATACAGCTTGATTTATATGGGTGTCATTGCCGCCCTCTTGGCTGTATTTTTTACGGTGCGAGTCTTCGAAGACGAAATGGCGGACCAGCTCAAGGTCCACTTGCGTGAAAACCTGCGGTTGATCGAAACTGCCTACATTGACGAATCGCTCGAAAGCAAACCACAAAATTTGGCACGGTTTGCTAGTGCCGACTTGCGAATCACGTTGATCGATTCGACCGGTAAAATCATTTACGATAGCGATGCGAAAGCCGCCGAAATGGAAAACCATTACAATCGCGAAGAAGTATTCGATGCGATGGAAAAGGGCTTTGGCGAAGACCTCCGCTATTCTTCTACCTTGCAGGCCAAGGCGTTTTATTTTGCAAAGCGACTGAAAGACGGCAATGTCTTGCGCTTGGGGATGCGTCAGGCGAATTTGCAGCAAGCCTATTCAAAGACGATGCCTTACCTGATTGCCTTGTTTGCGGCGGTTGTCGCGGCGGCGATTCTGATTGCGATTGGGCTTAGCCGTGCGTTTATCAGCCCGCTTCGGAAGCTCGTGGACCAGTTAGGCACTCCCGAATGGATGAATATCGAGAACGTGTACAAGGAAATTGAGCCGCTCGTCAATACTATCCGCAAGCAGGATCTCGAATTGCAATTGACGATTGAGCAGCTTTCGAACGAAAAGCAGAAAATCTCGCACTTGAAGGATGAGTTTACTGCGAACGCTTCGCACGAACTGAAGACTCCGCTGACCTCCATTTCGGGCTATGCGGAACTGATTGAAAGCGGCATGGCGAAACCCGAAGACGTCAAGATTTTTGCAGGCAAGATTCACAAGGAAGCGAAACGCCTCCAGTCGATTGCCAACGATATCATTACACTTTCCAAGCTCAATGACCGTGAAAGCGAACCTTTGGACCTCAACGAAGAAATCAACCTTTGGAATCTGGCTCAGAGCTGTATCGAAGGCTTGATGCTGAATGCGAACAAGAAAAATATCCAGCTTTCGCTTGACGGCAACCGCAATTCCGAAATTACAGGAAATTCGAAATTGCTTTTCGAAATGATTTTCAACTTGGTGGACAACTCCATCCGCTACACGGAACAAGGCGGAAAGGTCGTTGTCGTCGTTGAAGAAAACGCCATTGTCGTGAAAGATACGGGCATTGGAATTCCTGAAGAATGCCAGTCCCGCATATTCGAACGGTTCTACCGCGTGGACAAGAGCCGTTCCAAGGAAACTGGCGGCACGGGCCTTGGACTCTCCATTGTCAAGCACATTGCCGAAGTCCATCATGCTGCAATACATCTGAAATCGACTGTCGGATTCGGCACCGAAGTCAGAATTGATTTTAAATCTTCTAAAACAACTAAGGTCGTATGA
- a CDS encoding Na/Pi cotransporter family protein, translating into MAWMALKMLGCLALLMFGMKSMSEALQKMAGPQLRHVLGTMTTNRFTGMLTGMFVTASVQSSTATTLMTVSFVNAGLLTLMQAISIILGAHIGTTVTAWIMSLGFSFNIANFVYPAFFIGIILVYMNKKRVVGDFLFGVGFLFLGLTTLKETGFAVVQDPAASASISAFFARFSDPNFFNSLFFLVMGTVLTLCVQSSAAIMAITMILCSTGVLHIDQGIMLVLGENIGTTITANIVALSANTQARRAALAHFTINVIGVIWVVIVLKWFLGAVCHVVGFDLGIRPGDEGYAANLAKISVVLATFHSAFNVSNTFLQIWFIKYIEKFVCRVIKPKNSDEEEDSRLHFISSGLMGTPELSLLEARKEISLFAVRTQKMFHFVPDLLAMKNENDFVKLFARIEKYEGISDNMEIEIGDYLNKVGEGRLSPESKTALQCMLKEISEIESMGDACYNMARAINRKFRCKGEFTQDQLEHIKHLMQLCDNAMTHMIGVLNDVPQIDVNRTLNFENEINDYRKLLKEKNVADIESQKYSYQIGVHYMDIVNDCEKLGDYIVNVVEAHANRRLSV; encoded by the coding sequence ATGGCCTGGATGGCTCTTAAAATGTTGGGTTGCTTGGCTCTCCTCATGTTCGGCATGAAGTCGATGAGCGAAGCCTTGCAGAAAATGGCTGGTCCGCAGCTGAGACATGTTCTCGGCACGATGACCACGAACCGTTTTACGGGTATGCTCACCGGTATGTTTGTGACTGCCTCTGTGCAGAGTTCGACCGCCACCACGTTGATGACGGTCTCTTTTGTAAATGCGGGGCTTTTAACGCTCATGCAGGCGATTTCGATTATTCTCGGTGCCCACATCGGTACGACCGTGACTGCATGGATCATGAGCCTTGGATTCTCGTTCAACATCGCAAACTTTGTCTACCCGGCGTTTTTCATCGGCATTATCCTTGTGTACATGAACAAGAAACGCGTTGTGGGCGATTTCCTGTTCGGTGTTGGATTCCTCTTTTTGGGCCTTACGACACTTAAGGAAACTGGCTTTGCTGTGGTGCAGGACCCGGCGGCAAGCGCTTCAATCAGTGCTTTCTTTGCCCGCTTTAGCGATCCGAACTTCTTCAATTCGCTGTTCTTCCTTGTGATGGGTACGGTGCTTACGCTTTGCGTGCAGTCTTCCGCTGCTATCATGGCCATTACGATGATTCTTTGCTCAACCGGCGTTTTGCATATTGACCAGGGCATTATGCTTGTGCTTGGCGAAAACATCGGTACGACGATTACGGCAAACATTGTGGCACTCTCGGCCAATACGCAGGCCCGCCGTGCCGCTCTCGCTCACTTCACGATTAACGTTATCGGTGTGATTTGGGTGGTGATTGTGCTCAAGTGGTTCCTCGGCGCCGTTTGCCATGTGGTCGGCTTTGATCTTGGCATCCGTCCGGGCGACGAAGGCTATGCCGCTAACCTCGCGAAGATTTCCGTGGTGCTCGCCACGTTCCACTCCGCATTCAACGTCTCTAACACGTTCCTCCAGATTTGGTTCATCAAGTACATCGAAAAGTTCGTGTGCCGCGTGATCAAGCCGAAGAATTCCGATGAAGAAGAAGACTCCCGCTTGCACTTCATTAGCTCTGGCTTGATGGGTACGCCTGAACTTTCGCTCCTCGAAGCCCGCAAGGAAATCAGCTTGTTTGCCGTGCGTACGCAGAAGATGTTCCACTTTGTGCCGGACCTTTTGGCCATGAAGAACGAGAACGATTTTGTGAAGCTCTTCGCCCGCATCGAAAAGTACGAAGGCATCAGCGACAACATGGAAATCGAAATTGGCGATTACCTGAACAAGGTGGGCGAGGGCCGCTTGAGCCCGGAAAGTAAGACCGCTTTGCAGTGCATGCTTAAGGAAATTTCTGAAATCGAGAGCATGGGCGACGCTTGCTACAACATGGCTCGTGCTATCAATCGCAAGTTCAGGTGCAAGGGCGAATTTACGCAAGACCAGCTCGAACACATCAAGCATTTGATGCAACTCTGCGACAACGCTATGACGCACATGATCGGCGTTTTGAACGATGTCCCGCAAATCGATGTGAACCGCACGCTGAATTTCGAGAACGAAATCAACGATTACCGCAAGCTCCTCAAGGAAAAGAACGTGGCGGATATTGAATCGCAGAAGTACAGCTACCAGATTGGAGTTCATTACATGGATATCGTGAACGACTGCGAAAAGCTGGGCGACTACATTGTGAACGTGGTCGAAGCCCACGCCAACAGAAGACTCTCTGTGTAA